The genomic region ATTGGACATTCATCGTAGGCTTGATTTTAGTTGTGATAGGTATTCTCATCATAAATTATCCCGAGACAGATAGAGAGCGAACATATCAAGCAGCTCTCACAACGCAAGACACATAATGCAGAATCAAATTCTTTCTTAGGTACCTGAAATACCGTTGAGGGTGCATCAAGCATGAATGCCTATGAAAAGCTGCTCAAAGAATACCAGGATATTGTTGTAATTGGTTCTGCTCAATCCGTAGTTCACTGGGACTTGGAAACGTACATGCCTCCAAAGGGCGTCAAGCAAAGGAGTGAGCAACTCGCATTGCTGAGCAGACTTGAACATAGAATGATAACCAGTGACAAAATAGGAAAGCTGCTGGATGAAGCAGAAAAAGACATTGAAGACATGTCTCAAGAGCAGAAACGAAATCTCCATCTTATTCGGAGAGAATACGACGAAGAAACTGCCTTGCCTGAAGAACTCGTAGGAGACTTGAGCAAGCAAAAAGCAATTTCAGTTGATACTTGGAAAAAGGCGAAGGCCAAGAAAGACTGGAGCGTATTCGAGCCCGAACTGAACAAGACGATAGATCTTTCCGTTGAGAAAGCTGAGATTCTGATGGATATCAAGGGCACAGAGTCGATTTATGACACAATGATCGACGACTTTGAAAAAGGAATGACGAAAGAGAAGATTGCATCGGTGTTCTCTGAACTCAGGAAGGGACTAGTTCCATTGACCCAGAAATGTGCAGATGTATCTTCTGATGTTAAAACAGATTTTCTCAAGAGAGAGGTACCAATTGAAATACAGAAGAAAATCGCTACGGATTTAGCGACAACCATTGGCTACGACACAACATCAGACGAAGCAGCAGGTCGAATAGACCCCACCGAGCATCCATTCACAACCGGTTACTATGACGATGTTAGGATCACTCTCAACTACAAAGAGAATAACCTGGTCGGGATGATGTATGCTGCTCTTCACGAAGGCGGCCACGCTCTCTATGAGCGCAATATGAATCCGGACTGGAAATATCAGCCTATAGGACAAGCTGCAAGCTTTGGAATCCATGAAAGCCAATCAAGGTTCATAGAGAACATGCTTGGCAGGTCACCAGAGTTTTTGGATTACTATTATCCTCGTTTGAATGAGCTCACAGATGATTTGTTCTCCGATATTGACAAGTCGAGGTTCGCCAAAGCTGTTAATCTCGTAGAACCCTCCAAGATAAGAATCGAGGCGGATGAAGTTACATACTCGCTTCACGTCATCATTCGTTTTGAGATTGAGAAAGCACTTTTCGGAGGAGAGGTTGAAATATCAGAGCTTCCCCAGGTCTGGAATGATAAATACGACGAGTACCTCGGAGTCGAAGTCGCAAATGACTCAGAGGGTGTCATGCAAGATACTCATTGGGCCTCGGGCTACTATGGCTACTTCCCATCTTATGCACTAGGCAACGTCTACGATGGCATGTGGTTACAAAAGATAAACAAAGACATGCCCAAATGGCAGAAAAACCTAACTGAGGGCGAAGTGGTTCCAGTTGTTAACTGGCTAACCGAGAATGTACATCATTATGGTTCACTATATGATCCTGCAGACCTGATAGAGGAAGTCGTTGGAGAGAAACCGAAGGCAAAGCCATTTCTGAGTTACTTAGATGAGAAATATGCTTCCATATTCGGCTTTTGACACAAGAAGAATCAAGGCATCACCATGTGGAATATTGAGTCGTTTGAGGTTCAATCTGCGCGGCCTTGAATATGAGAGCACATGCCGCACCAGCTACCAGACCACCAAGATGTGCGAAATAGGCTGTGGCTGATGTGTCCCATAAAAGGAAACCAAACACAAGTTGCATGACTGCGAAATACAATACATATCTTCTTGCACTCAGTCTCACCAAGAAATATCCCAGAAGGACTCTCAGTTGACGTCTGGGAAAGAGCAAACCGTATACCGCTATGAGACCAGCTATCGCTCCTGATGCACCAAGTGTAGGTATGGTCAGCGAAGCAGGAGCAAAAAATGAAAACAGAGCATGAAGGAGAGTTCCAACAACTCCAGACACAAGATAAGTAAATAGGAAGTACCAATGACCCAGAGAGCTCTCACAATCGTCAGCAACTACATAGAAGAATAGCATGTTGAAGAAGATGTGAGTTGGACCTCCGTGCATAAACATCGAAGTAAAGATCGTCCAGAGCTTCTGTCCAGCGAAGAACTCTGCTGGAACAAATGCCCATTCAAGTAGAAAATTGTCATCAAGCAACTGCAGCACAAACATGACTACATTCAGAAGGATAATCACTATCGATACATACTGTTTCTTGAACGGAACCTGGTCATCTCGCACTTCCCATGCCATTTTTCTCATCCAGCTGTTGTTGATAACCGCAACTCGTAAGCATCCCTCTTTAACAGTTCGATTTACAGAGACTCTTGTTTTCTCAAAGTTTCAAGAAATGCGCTAAGCCATGGACATGCTCGGCGCTACGATTGGTGACTACGATTATGACGGTTTAGATGACCGGGATGAGATTGAACTAGGTACAGACATCCATAACGTCGACACGGACTGCGATAATCTGAATGATGCTTTTGAAGTAAAGATTGTCACTGAGCCGCTCGATCCAAGTGATTATCCCGGTGCTCAAACCGCAACTACCACAACAAGCACTACTTCGCCTCTTCCAGATGAGCTCCGGTCAATTATGCTCGCCCTTGTCATTGGTGATGTTGGTATTAGAGCAGTTGTTGTGGTAATCTTCGTTTTGACAAGGCGACGCATGAGCTCCTAAGAGCGTCGAGGGAGCGAAGATAAAAGGAGTTCACACCAAAGAGAGTCCAGTTGCCAATTCCTCTCATGCTTTTCTAATTCAAAGCGGGTTATAGTCCTATGCCGTAAGATGAATTCCTTTTCCAACAATCTCACGTGCAACGAAACTACTCGAATCGCTCAGGAGGGTATTGAACTCGCTTTCTCGATAGATATGCAATTCGAAGGTCAAACCAAGTTTGAGATCTTGGACTCGTTCCATGATATCAACCTGCATCAATTCTGTTTCATCAGACAGAACTACACAAAGGTCAACGTCACTGTGGTGCATAAACTCATCATTAACGTAAGACCCAAACAGCCAGATGTTTTCTACAGCATCTAGCTCGCTTAGATGCTCTGCTGCTTGTTTGGTCTTCCTCATCACTTCATCTTTGGCTTTTGGCCAGAACACTTTCACAGAATCTGATAATTTCTCGCGCAGCTTTTGTTGCCTCCTGTGCTTCTTTCTTGTCAAAGGCCTCTCTTGGGGTTCCCGCTGGAAGACCATTTGGATATCTTGCAGGTATGTAAAGACGGTCCAATTCACGTGCATATGATAGGATTTGATCGTTTGGATTAATCTCGTCAGGCAGCTTGTCCAACAACTGAGCAATCGAATGACCCCAAGCCTCTGCACCCAATGACCGAAAAATCGCTTTCACAGCCATCTCTGCAGATTGCTGGGCGGCAAAACATGCCCAATCGTAGTGTTCGAGGTCTATACTATCCTCGGCATGTTCAAGGTCGGATTTGGCTTGTTTCATCCAGTCCTCAGCTCGCCTCAATCCAGATACCTCATTTGCCAGTTACGATTATTGCTTATCAATTCTTACAATAGGGGGGAATGGCTCTGCGTTCCCATACATTCATACAATTTTCTTAATACCTGAGGCAAACTTCTACAAAGAATGACTGCTGATGAATCTCTACCCAAAAAAGGAAAAACCTGTTTTGGTTGCTCTTTGGTTGTTTTTTTCTTCATTCTTATAACCGCGCTTGATTTGCTACCAATCTTCAACGTACAGGGCACGGATCCGGGCGAAGGAGGTCACGAAGCTTCTGCGCTGACTATTGGTATTGGAATTGCACTATTCTTTGGCCTCGTCGCCATTCTCTATGCAGGTAAGAAATCCAGTAGCTAAGGTTTTTCAAATGCTGGCGGAACAGTCCATCCATCAATTGCATAGATTTCATCCATTGCCAAACAGAGCATGCTACCACTGCGTTTTATACTACAACATGGCTTCTCTCCGATGACTTCCTTTTTTTGCGGTGAGTTATCACGACCGCAGAAACTCTGAGTATGTAAGTAAATGGAAAACCCCTTGATCTACTATGAGTTACGTGAGTTCTGGGCCTGTCTCTTCCCTTTCATGTTTCAATTTCATTTTTCCTTTTTCAGATACTTTATTTACGTAATTAGCTATTGTTAATAAAGGCGTATGACCATGGGCAATGAGATTAGAGAAGTGAAATGGAAGAAGAGAAGTCGTTCCACCCAAGAAGGAGCAGGAGTACTTGTAAGACGTGCCATAGGGCATCAAGATACTGATGAACTAGATCCATTTCTTCTGTTAGATGAGTTCGGTTCAGAAAGCAAGGGCGATTACGACGCGGGTTTCCCCTCACATCCGCACCGAGGGTTTGAGACTGTGACATACATGCTGGAGGGGAAGGTCGAACATGAAGATAGCACGGGACGAAGTGGGATTATCGGGCCCGGCGATATTCAGTGGATGACAGCAGGTAGCGGAATTATTCATTCAGAAATGCCAC from Candidatus Lokiarchaeota archaeon harbors:
- a CDS encoding carboxypeptidase M32, which produces MNAYEKLLKEYQDIVVIGSAQSVVHWDLETYMPPKGVKQRSEQLALLSRLEHRMITSDKIGKLLDEAEKDIEDMSQEQKRNLHLIRREYDEETALPEELVGDLSKQKAISVDTWKKAKAKKDWSVFEPELNKTIDLSVEKAEILMDIKGTESIYDTMIDDFEKGMTKEKIASVFSELRKGLVPLTQKCADVSSDVKTDFLKREVPIEIQKKIATDLATTIGYDTTSDEAAGRIDPTEHPFTTGYYDDVRITLNYKENNLVGMMYAALHEGGHALYERNMNPDWKYQPIGQAASFGIHESQSRFIENMLGRSPEFLDYYYPRLNELTDDLFSDIDKSRFAKAVNLVEPSKIRIEADEVTYSLHVIIRFEIEKALFGGEVEISELPQVWNDKYDEYLGVEVANDSEGVMQDTHWASGYYGYFPSYALGNVYDGMWLQKINKDMPKWQKNLTEGEVVPVVNWLTENVHHYGSLYDPADLIEEVVGEKPKAKPFLSYLDEKYASIFGF
- a CDS encoding rhomboid family intramembrane serine protease, which gives rise to MRKMAWEVRDDQVPFKKQYVSIVIILLNVVMFVLQLLDDNFLLEWAFVPAEFFAGQKLWTIFTSMFMHGGPTHIFFNMLFFYVVADDCESSLGHWYFLFTYLVSGVVGTLLHALFSFFAPASLTIPTLGASGAIAGLIAVYGLLFPRRQLRVLLGYFLVRLSARRYVLYFAVMQLVFGFLLWDTSATAYFAHLGGLVAGAACALIFKAAQIEPQTTQYSTW
- a CDS encoding HEPN domain-containing protein; its protein translation is MRRAEDWMKQAKSDLEHAEDSIDLEHYDWACFAAQQSAEMAVKAIFRSLGAEAWGHSIAQLLDKLPDEINPNDQILSYARELDRLYIPARYPNGLPAGTPREAFDKKEAQEATKAAREIIRFCESVLAKSQR